The Parcubacteria group bacterium genome includes a region encoding these proteins:
- the pcm gene encoding protein-L-isoaspartate O-methyltransferase, protein MNTLVSDLIKQGILKTPRIIEAFKKINRADFVPPELKERAYVNEPLPIGEGQTISQPLTVAFMLELLQPEPGNKIFEIGFGSGWQTALLAEIVGIKGRIFAVERIPELFRFGRKNIAKYGFIKNGTVKMIGGDAILGLKRHAPFDKVIAAASGKEVPETWLKELRINGRLVAPIKESIWLYVKKSSPAKISKGNLGGQEEFEKKEYPGFIFVPLIKT, encoded by the coding sequence ATGAACACGCTTGTTTCTGATTTAATTAAACAGGGCATTTTGAAAACTCCGCGGATTATTGAGGCATTTAAAAAAATCAACCGCGCTGATTTTGTGCCGCCGGAGTTAAAAGAACGGGCGTACGTTAATGAACCATTGCCAATAGGGGAAGGGCAGACCATATCACAACCTTTAACCGTTGCTTTTATGTTGGAACTTTTACAGCCGGAGCCGGGAAATAAAATTTTTGAAATCGGTTTTGGGTCAGGATGGCAAACAGCATTATTAGCGGAAATAGTTGGAATAAAAGGACGAATATTCGCAGTTGAAAGAATCCCAGAACTTTTTAGATTCGGCAGGAAAAATATTGCTAAATACGGTTTTATTAAAAACGGCACGGTGAAAATGATTGGCGGCGACGCGATCTTAGGATTAAAACGCCACGCGCCGTTTGATAAAGTAATCGCCGCGGCATCGGGCAAGGAAGTGCCAGAGACATGGCTGAAAGAATTAAGAATCAACGGTCGGTTAGTTGCTCCGATTAAAGAAAGCATTTGGCTTTACGTAAAAAAATCTTCACCCGCCAAAATTTCCAAAGGAAACTTAGGCGGGCAAGAAGAATTTGAAAAAAAAGAATACCCCGGCTTTATTTTTGTTCCTCTTATCAAAACTTGA
- a CDS encoding phosphoribosyltransferase: MYETEKWLVYEQKDFNKDIQALVFIIKYCTKLFDGIFGIPEGANVLAAYLHYRLKLPIFRTPEEITENTIIVDDIADTGATLTKYVKDGSFVVTLFYHKQSIFVPSIWLHEKHDKWVHFPWEDPEDGDDRLVRD; the protein is encoded by the coding sequence ATGTACGAAACTGAAAAATGGCTTGTATACGAACAAAAAGATTTTAATAAAGATATTCAAGCGCTAGTATTCATAATTAAATACTGTACAAAATTGTTTGATGGCATATTCGGTATTCCCGAAGGCGCTAATGTTTTGGCGGCCTATCTTCATTATCGGTTGAAATTACCTATCTTCAGAACTCCTGAAGAGATAACTGAGAACACTATTATAGTTGATGATATTGCTGATACTGGTGCAACTCTTACTAAGTATGTCAAAGATGGAAGTTTTGTCGTTACGCTTTTTTATCATAAACAAAGCATTTTTGTTCCCAGTATCTGGCTTCATGAGAAGCATGACAAATGGGTTCATTTTCCATGGGAAGATCCGGAGGATGGCGATGACCGACTAGTGCGAGATTAA
- a CDS encoding IMP dehydrogenase, which produces MDFRDKIIEAGLTFSDISLRPQKSNLKSRLDPDTFSYLTKKIKLAVPIISANMDTVTESTMAIAMARYGGIGIIHRNMSIEDQVKEVLKVKSADEALIRNPYTLFPENLVWQARELLAEKQIDSVLIIDKKKKLVGLVTKHELAKAQSMESIEKYMLPRRDLIVAEINGKSLTEKDARILAEKIFAKQHLLGKLPFIDKKGNLVALLIKKDLLKEASYPSATKNELGRLRVGAAIGVSEDTIGRAQALVNVGVDVLVLDIAHGHAVKPMEIARLIRRRLPNCELIVGNVATKEAVRDYARLNVSAIKVGIGPGATCSTRIVSGAGVPQVSALLECVRESQKFGIPIIADGGIRYPRDVSIAIGCGASSVMIGTLFAGTDESPGDVIHDNGRLMKIVRGMSSLDVNLEIKGDKFMNSDLRAVIQPEGETGRISYRGPLIRVLGSLVSGLRSGMTYAGAANIKELQRPFERKFTRMSQAAWEESKPHDIEII; this is translated from the coding sequence ATGGACTTTAGAGACAAAATAATTGAAGCGGGGCTAACTTTTTCTGATATTTCTTTGCGTCCCCAGAAATCAAATTTGAAAAGCCGTCTTGATCCGGATACTTTTAGTTATCTTACAAAGAAAATTAAATTGGCGGTTCCAATTATAAGCGCCAATATGGATACCGTTACTGAAAGCACAATGGCCATTGCCATGGCACGATATGGCGGTATTGGCATTATTCATCGAAATATGAGCATTGAAGATCAAGTTAAGGAAGTTTTGAAAGTTAAATCAGCAGACGAGGCCTTAATACGAAATCCCTATACACTGTTTCCTGAAAATCTTGTCTGGCAAGCCCGGGAACTTTTAGCGGAAAAACAGATCGACAGTGTGTTGATAATTGATAAGAAAAAAAAATTAGTCGGCCTTGTTACCAAGCATGAGTTGGCAAAAGCTCAGAGCATGGAATCAATTGAAAAATATATGTTACCGAGGCGGGATTTAATTGTTGCAGAAATTAATGGAAAATCTCTTACTGAAAAAGACGCGCGTATTTTAGCTGAAAAGATTTTTGCCAAACAGCATCTTCTTGGTAAATTGCCATTCATTGATAAAAAAGGCAATTTAGTAGCACTTTTGATTAAAAAAGACTTGCTTAAAGAGGCGTCATATCCTTCGGCTACAAAAAATGAACTCGGTCGACTAAGGGTTGGGGCCGCAATTGGGGTGAGTGAAGATACTATTGGAAGAGCCCAGGCGCTCGTTAATGTCGGGGTCGACGTTTTAGTTTTAGACATCGCTCACGGTCATGCTGTAAAGCCTATGGAGATAGCGCGGTTAATTCGCAGGCGATTGCCAAATTGTGAATTAATTGTTGGCAATGTAGCCACCAAAGAAGCGGTTCGTGATTATGCGCGGCTTAACGTTTCGGCCATTAAAGTAGGCATTGGCCCGGGCGCCACTTGTTCAACGCGCATTGTTTCCGGCGCCGGCGTACCGCAAGTTTCGGCACTTCTGGAATGTGTTCGTGAGTCACAAAAATTCGGAATACCGATTATTGCCGACGGCGGTATCCGTTATCCGCGAGATGTCTCTATTGCCATCGGTTGCGGCGCTTCAAGCGTAATGATTGGCACTTTATTTGCCGGAACCGACGAAAGCCCGGGAGATGTCATTCATGACAACGGCCGGCTCATGAAAATTGTTCGCGGTATGTCTTCTTTAGACGTCAATCTTGAAATTAAAGGTGATAAATTTATGAACTCTGACTTGAGAGCGGTGATTCAACCGGAGGGAGAAACCGGACGCATTTCTTATCGCGGACCTCTTATTCGGGTTTTGGGTTCTTTAGTAAGCGGTCTTCGTTCGGGAATGACTTACGCCGGAGCGGCAAATATTAAAGAATTACAGCGGCCATTTGAAAGGAAATTTACCAGGATGAGCCAAGCTGCTTGGGAAGAATCCAAGCCTCACGATATTGAAATAATTTAA